A window of Babesia microti strain RI chromosome III, complete genome contains these coding sequences:
- a CDS encoding NUG2, GNL2, nuclear GTP-binding protein (overlaps_old_locusTagID:BBM_III00130), whose product MKKTIKNATLASKNHANSLKKGSIRINRSVSTENRLKLYRSKGISNTTTHEPTAAARIQPDRRWFGNTRVINQKKLENFREELAKDKNDPTAILLKRSKLPMGLLQTKDLPGKLANKLSFSEVFGPKKQRKRVKLSADSFEELALQAKGKDESYKESNDKSITINTDDAETLYTSESIFSKGTSKRIWGELYKVIDSSDIIIQVLDSRDPVGTRCLRLESHIKTKTCKHLILLLNKCDLVPTWVTKNWIKHLSVEFPTIAFHASINKPFGKHTLLDLLRQYSKLLKDRKHVSVGFVGYPNVGKSSVINTLCGNKSCKAAPVPGETRVWQYVSLTKRVHMIDCPGIVPPEEISDAAKILKGVIRVERVSDPENYILPMLELVNKECLTSIYSISDEWISLSGAEMAEEFLKTVAKRSGKMLPGGIPDCKIAARMVLNDFQRGRISYFISPPHAPPANVDTAG is encoded by the exons ATGAAGAAGACAATAAAAAATGCCACTTTGGCAAGCAAAAATCATGCAAACAGTTTAAAAAAGGGATCAATCCGCATAAACCGTTCAGTTAGCACTGAGAATAGGCTTAAATTATATCGCTCTAAGGGCATATCCAATACCACAACCCATGAACCAACTGCTGCAGCACGTATACAACCAGATAGGCGCTGGTTTGGCAACACAAGGGTGATAAACCAGAAGaaacttgaaaattttcGCGAAGAATTGGCAAAAGATAAGAATGATCCCACGGCAATACTGCTCAAAAGGTCTAAATTGCCCATGGGACTACTGCAGACCAAAGATCTACCGGGAAAGTTAGCAAATAAACTATCATTTTCCGAAGTTTTTGGACCAAAAAAACAGCGAAAGCGCGTCAAATTATCAGCGGATTCATTTGAAGAATTGGCGCTGCAG GCTAAGGGGAAAGATGAATCGTATAAAGAATCGAATGATAAATCCATAACTATAAACACAGATGATGCAGAAACTTTGTATACATCAGAATCTATTTTTAGCAAAGGTACATCAAAGAGGATTTGGGGAGAACTGTACAAGGTTATTGATTCGTCAGATATTATCATTCAGGTATTAGATTCAAGAGATCCCGTCGGCACCAG GTGCTTGAGACTGGAAAGTCACATTAAAACAAAAACTTGTAAACATCTAATATTGCTACTAAATAAATGCGATTTGGTACCCACTTGGGTAACCAAGAATTGGATTAAACATCTTAGCGTTGAGTTTCCAACGATAGCTTTCCATGCATCAATCAATAAACCATTCGGAAAACATACATTGCTAGACTTGTTGAGACAATATTCTAAGCTGCTGAAAGATCGCAAACATGTGAGTGTGGGATTCGTCGGTTACCCAAATGTGGGCAAAAGTTCAGTAATCAATACGTTGTGTGGAAATAAATCTTGCAAGGCAGCACCTGTACCAGGCGAAACTCGCGTTTGGCAGTACGTATCCCTTACGAAACGCGTGCATATGATAGATTGCCCGGGCATTGTTCCTCCTGAAGAGATCAGTGATGCGGCCAAGATTTTGAAGGGTGTGATAAGAGTTGAAAGAGTTAGTGACCCAGAAAACTACATATTGCCAATGTTAGAGTTGGTAAACAA ggaATGTTTAACATctatatattcaataagTGATGAATGGATTAGTCTTAGTGGTGCGGAAATGGCCGAAGAATTCTTAAAGACAGTGGCCAAAAGGAGTGGCAAAATGTTACCTGGAGGAATTCCTGATTGCAAAATAGCAGCAAGAATGGTCCTAAATGATTTCCAACGCGGCAGAATCTCCTACTTTATATCACCCCCCCACGCGCCACCTGCTAACGTTGATACGGCAGGCTGA
- a CDS encoding hypothetical protein (overlaps_old_locusTagID:BBM_III00150), translated as MQQRCINRPAIIASFALFICNNSLDKFANSHLARKRQNTSEIEYTDSENLELVDSIMDNLSKKLKQSNEFLISELEKLPTNKANPRLVENLILDCEKKPIKYLARTTVNQSTIKIQPYNKEHVKHLLDLVHKTFPESQTKSDSENVWITISALSDDLKEGVKAAVKELLLNTKNKHRVARQDAINALKNAKDRLSDDFYHMKLQEVDETSKKLYGEVEKLCNKKIELSA; from the exons ATGCAGCAGAGATGTATAAACCGCCCAGCCATTATCGCATCATTTGCTTTGTTTATATGTAACAATTCGTTAGATAAGTTTGCAAATAGTCACTTGGCTAGGAAGAGGCAAAATACCTCAGAAATAGAATACACGGACTCTGAGAATCTCGAATTAGTCGATAGTATCATGGATAACCTCTCgaaaaaattgaaacaatcaaatgaatttcTAATTTCTGAACTTGAAAAATTACCCACTAACAAGGCAAA CCCCCGACTGGTTGAGAATCTGATACTAGATTGCGAAAAAAAACCTATCAAATACCTAGCAAGAACTACTGTTAATCAGTCCACCATAAAGATACAGCCGTACAATAAGGAACATGTAAAGCACTTGCTTGATCTTGTGCATAAGACATTTCCTGAATCGCAAACAAAAAGTGACAGCGA AAATGTATGGATCACCATATCCGCCCTTAGTGATGATCTAAAGGAAGGGGTAAAGGCTGCCGTAAAAGAATTGTTGCtcaatacaaaaaataaacaTCG AGTCGCCAGACAAGATGCGATAAATGCGTTGAAGAATGCAAAAGATAGGCTCAGTGATGACTTCTACCATATGAAACTTCAGGAAGTCGATGAAACTTCCAAAAAACTCTATGGTGAAGTGGAGAAGTTGtgcaataaaaaaattgaattgtcAGCATAA
- a CDS encoding hypothetical protein (overlaps_old_locusTagID:BBM_III00110), producing MDSHGGSCQYIVMIGLLDIEAEFGPGWLGRSDFVRERIMQKVLNINNHVATLSNRYKHMSNNNHVDSPLHSNGVDTKLHGLSPEEFFIYSVSVALNTNNKTQSGCGGDVSSVSAKKEGDGVCVITAKLPRDCNRQKIYTTLMQRLISPSAVVLKVHREDAETMRSNTQLRRGAMTHNKNKGTDIFNTEKSFGMDGRDSHFAFFSQTSLLLTSSVLNNSNLVKKDDDFAIQRLRSEKARAGAQREEGTRILGFKIW from the exons ATGGACAGCCACGGCGGTTCCTGTCAATACATCGTCATGATCGGTCTCCTCGATATTGAAGCTGAGTTTGGGCCTGGTTGGCTTGGTAGATCGGACTTTGTAAGGGAGCGGATCATGCAAAAGGTTTTGAACATCAACAACCACGTGGCCACGTTATCTAACCGATATAAACACATGTCTAACAACAATCATGTTGATTCTCCTTTGCATTCCAATGGTGTTGATACCAAATTGCATGGTCTTAGTCCCgaagaattttttatttactCCGTTAGCGTAGCCCTTAACACCAACAACAAGACACAGAGCGGTTGTGGCGGTGACGTTAGCAGCGTTAGTGCCAAAAAGGAAGGTGACGGTGTATGTGTAATTACTGCTAAACTACCTCGCGATTGCAATAGGCAAAAAATCTATACTACCTTGATGCAAAGGCTGATCTCTCCCAGTGCCGTAGTACTAAAGGTCCATAGGGAAGATGCCGAGACTATGCGATCCAATACCCAGCTTAGGCGAGGGGCTATGACACATAATAAGAATAAGGGCAcagatatttttaacacCGAGAAATCATTTGGTATGGATGGCAGGGATAGTCACTTTGCCTTCTTTTCCCAAACCTCATTATTGTTAA CATCTTCTGTACTCAATAACTCAAATCTGGTTAAAAAAGATGACGACTTCGCCATACAAAGATTGAGGAGTGAAAAGGCTCGTGCCGGGGCGCAACGAGAGGAGGGTACGAGAATTTTGGGGTTCAAGATATGGTAG
- a CDS encoding conserved Plasmodium protein, unknown function (overlaps_old_locusTagID:BBM_III00145): MANVHWEVESSKSVGFTRARDFAIKSCNSFAKHVDQNNFKRVFDSINSLVVALESPIRGCKSNFHILTVNGYAQVPISFSEDINAGIYNYLSTFLIKYIPDFNGIWISFRKVKKLDSLARLNHNAEILSFSISVRALVYIPQLGIKAYGQVSLVSMSRITVLCYGMFNTIVSDIKQKCYINKGDIVSFNIQKISPQNDFVTLFATKLKVCKSPSPQSDYNQLWVRPWLH, encoded by the exons ATGGCTAATGTTCATTGGGAAGTGGAATCATCAAAAAGCGTAGGATTTACTCGTGCTCGCGATTTTGCAATCAAGTCTTGCAATT CATTTGCGAAACATGTGGACCAGAATAACTTCAAACGCGTATTCGACAGTATCAATTCACTTGTCGTGGCGTTAGAATCACCAATTAGGGGCTGCAAATCTAATTTTCACATACTAACAGTCAA TGGATATGCTCAGGTACCAATATCATTTTCCGAAGACATTAACGCTGGCATTTACAACTACCTCTCCACCTTCCTAATAAA GTACATTCCAGATTTCAACGGTATTTGGATATCTTTTAGGAAGGTCAAAAAATTGGATTCTCTAGCCAGACTTAATCATAATGCCGAGATACTCTCCTTCAGTATCTCTGTAAGAGCACTAGTTTACATACCACAATTAGGGATTAAAGCAT ATGGCCAAGTATCGTTGGTGAGTATGTCACGAATTACAGTGTTATGTTATGGCATGtttaatacaattgttaGCGACATTAAACagaaatgttatataaataaGGGGGATATAGTATCgtttaatatacaaaa GATCTCCCCCCAGAATGATTTTGTTACTCTGTTTGCCACAAAACTCAAAGTGTGTAAATCGCCTAGCCCACAATCAGATTATAATCAACTATGGGTTCGACCATGGTTGCACTAA
- a CDS encoding calmodulin (overlaps_old_locusTagID:BBM_III00120) produces the protein MADQLNEEQIAEFKEAFSLFDKDGDGNITTKELGTVMRSLGQNPTEAELHDMINEIDSHGKGAIDFPEFLNLMARKMKETDTEEELVQAFKVFDRDGNGFISAAELRHVMTNLGEKLTDEEVDEMLKEADVDGDGRINYEEFVKLMVSQ, from the exons ATGGCTGATCAACTAAACGAAGAGCAAATTGCCGAATTCAAGGAGGCTTTCTCCCTTTTTGACAAAGATGGTGATGGCA aTATCACTACCAAGGAGTTGGGTACCGTTATGCGTTCGTTGGGGCAAAATCCAACGGAAGCGGAGTTGCATGATATGATCAATGAAATTGACTCACATGGTAAAG GCGCAATTGATTTCCCCGAATTTCTTAATCTCATGGCCAGAAAGATGAAGGAGACTGATACCGAAGAGGAGCTGGTACAGGCTTTCAAAGTGTTTGACCGTGATGGAAATG GATTTATATCCGCTGCTGAACTACGTCACGtaatgacaaatttggGCGAGAAGTTGACTGATGAGGAAGTTGATGAAATGCTAAAGGAAGCTGACGTTGATGGTGATGGCCGCATAAACTATGAGGAGTTCGTCAAACTAATGGTTTCCCAATAA
- a CDS encoding hypothetical protein (overlaps_old_locusTagID:BBM_III00115), with protein MSSCVLLPGLFGIFIQIFLALISITVILLKYAFERPRRKLSVFLQDLIQLLCGSSCVHMLNMAASILINKYTRSSAHHDECNLYFMATLFDATVGIYLEYKIARIIAIRKTASEYLRLTRKSTFTPRCFEIDHARTLASNAIKRNFQLLNFWNTSPSDCELANKDVGFDSKYYRDDNTNESDPLLGPNVTANAANSLCNIFDTSKNEAFQDDLYSWLIVVSVAKAITLIIMIISSRTLNDVAAWMLKYFDSSDKFKLVFVMIGAPLFLNVLQYYLTDCILKVKHITPSDLCTMDKL; from the coding sequence ATGTCCTCTTGTGTTCTCCTGCCCGGTTTGTTTGGCATatttatccaaatatttttagCTTTAATTTCCATAACTGTCATCCTTTTGAAGTACGCCTTTGAGCGGCCCCGTCGCAAGCTATCTGTGTTCCTCCAAGACctaatacaattattatgcGGCTCAAGCTGTGTGCACATGTTAAACATGGCAGCGTCCATACttatcaacaaatatacTCGCTCTTCTGCTCATCATGATGAgtgtaatttgtatttcATGGCTACACTATTCGATGCCACTGTAGGCATATATTTAGAATATAAAATCGCACGTATCATCGCAATTCGTAAAACTGCCTCAGAATATCTAAGGTTAACACGCAAATCTACCTTCACTCCAAGGTGCTTCGAAATAGACCACGCAAGAACACTGGCCTCTAACGCCATCAAACGGAATTTTCAACTGctaaatttttggaataCGAGTCCTAGTGACTGTGAGTTGGCTAACAAAGATGTGGGATTTGATTCTAAATACTATAGGGATGATAATACTAACGAAAGCGATCCTCTCCTAGGCCCTAATGTCACTGCCAATGCCGCAAACAGTCTGTGCAACATATTCGATACCAGTAAAAATGAGGCTTTCCAAGACGATCTATACAGTTGGTTAATTGTCGTATCGGTGGCAAAGGCTATCACACTCATCATAATGATCATATCTTCCAGGACGTTAAACGACGTGGCAGCGTGGATGctcaaatattttgatagttcggataaatttaaactaGTTTTTGTTATGATTGGTGCGCCATTATTCTTAAACGTGTTACAGTATTACCTCACGGACTGTATATTGAAGGTTAAACACATAACACCATCTGACCTATGCACTATGGATAaactataa
- a CDS encoding acyl carrier protein (ACP) (overlaps_old_locusTagID:BBM_III00130;~overlaps_old_locusTagID:BBM_III00135) yields the protein MLIHLLVTVPLFLNFSSSFRINKCTTNVYRKNFLAHSVRPEIITKVESIASDHFDKPATINDRLVDDLGADSLDKIELVIALEDAFDISIPDTQAESFVTLSDIAEYIESAVNGNLLRRR from the exons ATGCTTATTCATCTGTTAGTAACAGTGCCATtgtttttgaattttagcTCCAGCTTTAGAATTAATAAGTGTACTACAAATGTTTACAGAAAAAATTTCTTAGCCCACTCAGTTAGGCCTGAGATAATCACCAAGGTAGAATCTATTGCCTCTGATCATTTTGATAAGCCCGCAACGATAAATGATAGACTTGTTGAT GATTTGGGTGCGGATAGTTTAGACAAAATTGAGTTGGTAATTGCCCTGGAAGACGCTTTCGACATATCCATACCAGATACACAGGCCGAGTCATTTGTTACTTTGAGTGATATAGCCGAATACATCGAAAGCGCTGTGAATGGAAACTTGTTGCGGCGGAGATGA
- a CDS encoding GPI not valid (overlaps_old_locusTagID:BBM_III00140): MVTKAHPWVLPNILSFYALPLSTIVNIGLTNGIYCQDLFIAYNVYQAYQMKLQQKTMDKQVELYKHTLLHRQAVKEKNKGVKKVVGIKIVRPLSESMYHTDLISTIWLGVIPFQYPLVNKKLQLPKERINRRRHFVLQFKNDKGEWVKLSNFVLVDFYIYTMSTFNQIDAQRSQLKTMALEHKFVVIRVCKRDDDTFCPENTFSSQVLIDIANRKASFLVNVGSKSYPYGLSHTTNDIVNLCPNGEPPDKSVIDDMVKIYVPLVNRDILTPMRKDQSYLPLENVITDVQYPPMIIFSTAIVILANTIARKMGCVK, translated from the exons ATGGTCACCAAGGCACACCCTTGGGTGTTGCCAAACATATTGTCTTTTTACGCATTGCCCTTATCTACGATTGTAAATATAGGACTAACCAACGGCATCTACTGCCAGGATCTCTTCATTGCCTACAATGTCTACCAGGCATACCAGATGAAGCTACAACAGAAAACTATGGACAAGCAGGTAGAGCTGTATAAGCATACGCTGCTACATAGGCAAGCTGTTAAAGAAAAAAATAAAGGGGTTAAAAAGGTGGTAGGAATTAAAATCGTTAGGCCTCTCTCGGAAAGTATGTATCATACTGACCTAATCTCTACTATTTGGCTAGGAGTGATTCCTTTTCAATACCCCTTGGTGAATAAGAAGTTACAACTACCCAAGGAAAGGATTAATAGACGGCGCCATTTTGTGTTGCAGTTTAAAAACGATAAAGGCGAGTGGGTCAAGCTGTCAAACTTTGTATTGGTGGATTTTTATATCTACACAATGTCCACATTCAACCAAATTGATGCACAAAGGTCACAACTAAAAACTATGGCTTTGGAACATAAATTCGTGGTGATTAGAGTTTGTAAACGTGATGATGATACCTTTTGTCCTGAAAATACCTTCTCTTCACAAGTTTTAATCGATATAGCGAATAGGAAAGCTTCGTTCCTCGTGAATGTGGGATCCAAATCCTACCCATACGGGTTATCTCATACGACAAACGAT ATTGTGAATTTATGCCCAAATGGTGAACCCCCGGATAAAAGTGTCATTGACGATATGGTCAAGATTTACGTCCCATTGGTGAATAGGGATATCCTAACACCCATGCGCAAAGATCAATCGTATTTACCTCTGGAAAATGTAATCACCGATGTCCAATACCCCCCGATGATC ATATTCTCCACGGCAATCGTTATCCTGGCAAATACTATAGCCCGTAAAATGGGCTGCGTTAAATAG
- a CDS encoding large subunit ribosomal protein L17e (overlaps_old_locusTagID:BBM_III00105) — MVKYSTEPKNPIKSVKSFGAYIRVHYKNTYETARAIRKMKLLEAKQYLDDVIDHKRCVPFRKYNGGVGRCAQAKAFKHTQGRWPEKSCKAIKQLLNNLESNAEVKGLDVENLVLEHVQVNKAPLGRRRSFRAHGRIIPYLSHPCHIELIATEVEKHVPKPSIVTGKIIKLGKKQLSKLKLRSGAALVPKNV; from the exons ATGGTCAAGTATTCTACCGAACCCAAAAATCCGATAAAGAGCGTCAAGTCTTTCGGTGCTTACATACGAGTACATTACAAAAATACGTATGAAACGGCAAGAGCCATCAGGAAGATGAAGTTGCTCGAAGCAAAACAGTATCTAGACGATGTGATTGATCATAAGAGATGTGTTCCCTTCCGCAAATACAATGGTGGTGTCGGCAGATGCGCTCAGGCAAAAGCCTTTAAACATACCCAAGGCAGATGGCCTGAGAAATCCTGCAAGGCCATTAAACAGCTGTTAAATAACCTTGAATCCAATGCAGAG gtaAAAGGATTGGATGTGGAAAACCTGGTCCTGGAACATGTGCAGGTCAACAAGGCGCCTCTCGGACGAAGGAGGTCGTTTAGGGCACATGGTAGGATCATTCCCTACCTTTCTCATCCGTGCCACATCGAGCTTATCGCCACGGAAGTTGAAAAGCACGTGCCAAAGCCATCAATCGTCACTGGAAAGATTATCAAATTAGGCAAGAAACAACTTTCCAAACTGAAGCTGCGTTCTGGCGCTGCATTAGTACCCAAAAACGTCTAA
- a CDS encoding actin 3 (overlaps_old_locusTagID:BBM_III00135) gives METCCGGDDVNALVVDPGYEYTKIGHCQEDTPRTLLPSFATNDGLSLSPFVPPNCVPKLLLTRYYTNTSKFGQETKYNIDTEIFEQLLYEGILGTKYNCQDSYKNWPNTYNDQSRIEGLCSNLQDHPILVTEPSLESRPYRECVAEVLFEKIESPAAFVAKRAVLSAFAAGRSNALVLDIGAGGLVSAPVYEGTCLQCPIIDLPLGGQGLDEYLLHLLTAENINLGDLTLHQQLWLCKNFKEMLIENTYTLPDRTVIETQKIKNTLTNVLMLPSAVTNHNIQGYKGLPQTILDTLLECDVDVRKDLLTAIIFTGGVSLLAGLVDNLPTELNKQNLLGSFKYKLIVSNNIIERKYSTWLGGSILTSLGKFQQLWISQPEFMEHGMPIFDRKCR, from the exons ATGGAAACTTGTTGCGGCGGAGATGATGTAAATGCCCTGGTGGTGGATCCGGGATACGAATACACAAAGATTGGACACTGCCAGGAGGATACCCCTAGGACTTTATTACCAAGTTTCGCTACTAATGATGGATTATCGTTATCACCATTTGTACCGCCAAATTGTGTACCAAAATTGCTACTAACCAGGTACTACACAAACACCAGTAAGTTTGGCCAAGAGACAAAGTACAATATCGATACGGAAATTTTTGAACAGCTCCTATATGAGGGCATTTTGGGTACTAAATATAATTGCCAAGATAGTTATAAAAACTGGCCCAACACTTATAATGACCAATCACGCATAGAAGGTTTAtgttcaaatttacaagACCATCCAATACTAGTCACTGAGCCCAGCCTGGAAAGTCGCCCCTATAGGGAATGTGTTGCAGAGGTTTTATTCGAGAAAATAGAATCTCCTGCCGCCTTTGTGGCCAAACGTGCAGTCCTTTCTGCTTTTGCTGCAGGGAGAAGTAATGCTTTGGTGTTGGATATTGGAGCGGGGGGGTTAGTATCAGCCCCTGTATACGAGGGTACTTGTTTGCAATGCCCAATAATAGATTTACCCCTAGGGGGTCAGGGTTTGGATGAGTATCTGCTTCATTTGCTCACTGCagaaaatatcaatttagGCGACTTAACATTACATCAGCAATTGTGGTTATGTAAGAATTTCAAGGAAATGTTGATAGAAAACACGTATACATTACCAGATCGCACAGTCATTGAGACGCAAAAGATTAAAAATACGCTCACAAATGTGTTAATGCTTCCAAGTGCTGTTACAAACCATAATATCCAAGGTTATAAGGGTCTGCCTCAG ACAATTTTGGATACATTGTTGGAATGTGATGTGGATGTGAGGAAAGATTTGTTAACtgcgataatttttactGGCGGGGTGTCCCTCTTGGCAG gACTGGTAGACAACCTGCCCACTGAGCTAAACAAGCAAAATCTCTTGGGTTCCTTCAAGTACAAACTCATAGTGtctaacaatattattgaACGAAAGTATTCCACTTGGCTTGGCGGGTCAATATTGACAAGTTTGGGCAAATTTCAACAATTGTGGATATCACAGCCCGAATTTATGGAGCATGGCATGCCAATTTTCGACAGGAAATGCCGCTAA
- a CDS encoding Phosphatidylinositol transfer protein (overlaps_old_locusTagID:BBM_III00125), which produces MNVGQLKMKTIEFRIPMPMSVEDYCRCQIYAVIKGSKNEVDKGSGLHIVKNEPFFDGNSEGRLTQKDLYLAKVLPGWLQSMMDPKFTILTEMSYNCYPLTKTNYSNLALSSLVFSIESNHLPGVVNDDNPLNLPEEILNSRKVVNIDIAVDGKIPDDENITTIRLKTSDLLPIPKDWLRRFTEGEELPFKVMTCVKLVTVSVPYFGLLGSKVENFIMNTLKDQFIIYHRRVVIWLDEWKDLTMEELRNMEYEIFDKINEQFNKTYGKHFAKDTTTLDTIDDTISEADDDNTDNKLNQKKSQDSLFPDSKSTGTYTGYLFKLGGTFFNASWNMRYIVLCKNMLYYYDGKDDNKPKDTLNLTGSKIQWLGEYYGRSFAFAIYPIVHSPIYLSADTEESAKKWILILQLRSEEKVEVEEVTPVERKMVTLPEIGENKDYSTFTMNEKGMTLLSPFHRAVIRLINVEKVKPSFQGIVSSGLNWYDHLLWFLFINFVKYIPLVSKYFQYRYSVILLIWPRLFLYYLIITSLCNLSHLCRKFVKGILPPFNNTPNFNIFTAANDYSISMGNTSETFETLEKVFMDKTFNHISRVNLVKLLLKDKLYSIIRKYAPLPLAFKTISHAIKLDSRTLIVTTQMDTGDFKSFTKEDVEEFFCLSKSSQIDVSELEFSAKRLDFDELIRNAKSAAIDTSVFLTENISSGYELILIRATKNGCRIALYSDFQPTSFPESIFSKQFLAHRVTPSSQFV; this is translated from the exons ATGAATGTTGggcaattaaaaatgaagacCATCGAGTTCAGGATTCCCATGCCCATGTCAGTAGAG GACTATTGTCGTTGCCAAATTTATGCTGTTATTAAAGGAAGCAAAAATGAAGTAGATAAAGGCAGTGGTCTTCATATTGTCAAAAATGAGCCATTTTTCGATGGAAACTCGGAGGGCCGGCTGACCCAGAAGGATTTATATCTGGCAAA GGTGTTACCTGGTTGGTTGCAGTCCATGATGGACCCAAAATTTACTATTTTGACAGAAATGTC TTACAATTGCTATCCCCTTAccaaaacaaattattccAATCTGGCTCTATCGAGCTTGGTCTTTTCCATCGAGTCAAACCATTTACCCGGGGTGgtaaatgatgataatcCATTGAATCTACCCGAAGAAATACTCAATTCCAGGAAG GTCGTGAACATCGATATCGCAGTAGACGGAAAGATCCCTGACGATGAAAACATAACTACAATCCGTTTAAAAACGAGTGATCTCCTCCCGATTCCAAAGGATTGGCTCAGAAGATTCACTGAAGGCGAAGAACTCCCCTTCAAAGTGATGACATGCGTCAAGCTTGTGACTGTTAGTGTCCCATATTTTGGATTGTTAGGTTCGAAGGTCGAGAATTTTATTATGAATACTCTAAAGgatcaatttataatttatcatcgAAGGGTGGTGATCTGGCTCGATGAATGGAAGGATTTAACTATGGAAGAGCTTAGAAATATGGAGTATGAAATTTTCGACAAGATTAATGAACAATTCAATAAAACATATGGGAAACACTTTGCCAAGGATACAACCACGTTGGATACCATAGATGATACGATATCAGAAGCGGATGATGATAACACTGATAACAAATTGAACCAAAAAAAGTCCCAGGATTCCCTTTTCCCCGACTCAAAATCAACCGGGACTTACACAGGCTATTTGTTCAAGTTAGGTGgcacattttttaatgccTCCTGGAACATGCGATACATAGTactatgtaaaaatatgttatattattatgacGGGAAGGATGACAATAAGCCAAAGGACACTCTAAATTTGACAGGATCTAAGATCCAGTGGCTAGGAGAATACTATGGGAGGAGCTTTGCCTTTGCCATATATCCTATTGTTCACAGCCCAATATATCTAAGCGCTGATACCGAGGAGAGTGCAAAAAAGTGGATTTTGATACTACAATTAAGGTCTGAGGAAAAAGTGGAGGTGGAAGAAGTAACGCCAGTGGAACGAAAAATGGTCACATTGCCTGAAATTGGGGAAAATAAGGATTATTCCACTTTTACAATGAATGAAAAGGGCATGACTTTATTGTCCCCTTTCCACAGGGCGGTTATTAGACTCATCAATGTGGAGAAAGTTAAACCGTCATTTCAGGGTATTGTGTCGTCTGGGTTAAATTGGTATGATCATTTATTATGGTTCCTATTTATAAactttgttaaatatatccCCCTTGTATCTAAGTACTTCCAGTATCGATACTCTGTTATTCTACTTATTTGGCCCAGGTTGTTTCTCTACTACCTAATAATAACTTCTTTGTGCAATTTATCGCATCTGTGTAggaaatttgtcaaagGCATTTTACCCCCTTTCAACAACACACCCAATTTCAACATCTTCACGGCAGCTAATGATTATAGCATTTCTATGGGGAACACTAGCGAAACGTTTGAGACGCTGGAGAAGGTTTTCATGGACAAAACTTTTAATCACATTTCAAGGGTTAATTTGGTTAAATTGTTGCTTAaagataaattatacagTATAATACGAAAATATGCACCACTTCCACTTGCTTTCAAAACAATATCCCATGCAATTAAGTTGGATTCAAGGACTTTGATTGTAACTACTCAAATGGATACTGGCGAtttcaaatcatttacCAAGGAGGATGTAGAAGAATTCTTTTGTTTGAGCAAATCATCCCAAATTGATGTGAGTGAATTGGAATTCAGCGCCAAGAGGTTGGATTTTGACGAGCTAATTAGAAACGCCAAAAGTGCTGCAATTGACACTTCAGTGTTTTTAACggaaaatatttcatctGGATATGAATTGATACTAATCCGTGCTACAAAAAATGGCTGTAGAATCGCTTTATATTCGG ATTTCCAACCTACTAGTTTCCCTGAGTCGATATTTTCCAAGCAATTCTTAGCTCACCGTGTGACTCCAAGTTCACAGTTTGTCTGA